One region of Esox lucius isolate fEsoLuc1 chromosome 17, fEsoLuc1.pri, whole genome shotgun sequence genomic DNA includes:
- the LOC105016650 gene encoding endoplasmic reticulum aminopeptidase 1 has protein sequence MALSAVYLSGVYLWSLAAMWGGLWAKPENQPEAVLEGPFPWSHQRLPTNIRPDHYFIHLHPNFSSTPDSDLSASDSLTGHVLILVTALDNTSLIVLNSKGLTIKEATLTDLTLSVAVQSDLIQRPPSADKQKRILLHSATSRQQDGDQPRAAFKPVSLRVLGSPSSEQLALLSDKPLIAGRKYQLSVSYSGSFSRSYSGLYKASYQTPDGDTRTIAVTNFEPSSARQVFPCFDEPSMKAVFSLVVVRRSQHISLSNMPQRFSKHLEEDLVEDHYQTSIRMSSYLLAFVVGDFSVNSAKTKRGVKVSVFAASHQINQTDHALLEAVKTLDFYEEYLQIIYPLPKLDLVALPDFESGAMENWGLVTFRETSLLIGQFDSLRGQLWVSLVTAHELAHQWFGNLVTMVWWSDLWLNEGFASYLEYTAVRHLQPDWGLEDQHLLMNVFPALEKDSLLTSHPVSRPVSCSTKIREMFSDISYHKGASILGMLHSFLSDDVFIGGIRKYLSEHRYNNTQPDDLWKAMSEKAKNSKEPRAGILDVKSLMDSWIIQRGYPVVSISIQGRQIHMRQDLFSILPQNNTEAQTLWQIPLTFYTSSVSSVAFHLMKSKEEVLALSEEVSWIKANVNSQGFYRVNYDGDTLRALVTELQAGEEGAQGGAAGF, from the exons ATGGCTCTGTCAGCAGTCTACCTGTCAGGTGTGTACCTGTGGTCTCTGGCAGCCATGTGGGGGGGACTATGGGCTAAGCCGGAGAACCAGCCTGAGGCGGTTCTAGAGGGGCCGTTCCCTTGGTCTCACCAACGCCTCCCTACCAACATCAGACCGGACCACTACTTTATCCACCTGCACCCCAACTTCAGCTCAACCCCCGACTCCGACCTCTCGGCTTCTGACTCTTTAACTGGTCACGTCCTCATCCTGGTCACAGCACTGGATAACACCAGCCTCATCGTCCTCAACAGCAAAGGCCTGACCATAAAAGAAGCTACGCTAACGGACCTCACCTTGAGTGTAGCTGTCCAGAGTGACCTCATACAGAGACCGCCCAGTGCAGACAAACAGAAGCGGATACTGCTCCATTCAGCCACCAGCAGACAGCAGGACGGAGACCAGCCCAGGGCTGCCTTTAAACCAGTGTCTCTCCGTGTGCTGGGCTCTCCCTCCTCGGAGCAGCTAGCTCTGCTGTCGGACAAGCCCCTGATAGCAGGGAGGAAGTACCAGCTCTCTGTCTCCTACTCTGGTTCCTTCTCTCGCAGCTACTCTGGCCTATACAAGGCTTCCTATCAGACCCCTGACGGAGACACCAG AACAATTGCGGTGACTAACTTTGAGCCGAGCTCAGCTCGCCAGGTGTTCCCATGTTTTGATGAGCCCAGTATGAAGGCTGTGTTCTCCCTAGTGGTGGTCAGGCGCTCCcaacacatctctctctccaacatGCCACAG CGGTTTAGTAAACACCTAGAAGAGGACCTGGTTGAGGACCACTACCAGACCAGCATTAGGATGAGCAGCTACCTTCTGGCGTTTGTTGTTGGAGACTTCAGTGTGAACTCAGCAAAGACCAAGAGAGGGGTCAAG GTATCTGTTTTCGCTGCCAGTCATCAGATAAACCAAACAGATCATGCCCTCCTGGAAGCAGTGAAAACCCTGGACTTCTATGAGGAGTACCTTCAGATCATCTACCCTCTACCTAAACTAG ACTTGGTGGCGCTGCCGGATTTTGAGAGTGGGGCAATGGAGAACTGGGGCTTGGTAACCTTCAGGGAGACTTCTCTACTGATTGGTCAGTTTGACAGCCTGAGGGGTCAACTATGGGTCAGCCTTGTCACTGCGCATGAACTGGCACACCAG TGGTTTGGGAACCTGGTGACCATGGTGTGGTGGAGCGACCTGTGGTTGAACGAGGGATTTGCCTCCTATCTGGAATACACTGCTGTTAGACACCTGCAGCCGGACTGGGGACTG GAAGACCAGCATCTCCTAATGAACGTTTTTCCAGCTCTGGAGAAAGACTCCCTGCTGACCTCTCATCCTGTGTCTCGACCTGTCAGCTGCTCCACTAAGATCAGAGAGATGTTCAGTGATATTTCTTACCACAAG GGAGCCAGTATTCTGGGAATGCTTCACTCCTTCCTGTCTGATGATGTGTTCATTGGTGGAATCAGAAAGTATCTGAGTGAACATCGCTACAACAACACTCAGCCTGATGACCTGTGGAAGGCTATGTCAGAG AAAGCCAAAAACAGCAAGGAGCCAAGAGCTGGAATACTGGATGTGAAAAGCCTGATGGACTCATGGATAATTCAGAGGGGGTATCCGGTGGTGTCCATCTCCATTCAGGGGAGACAGATACATATGAGACAGGACCTATTCAGCATCCTCcctcagaacaacacaga AGCCCAGACACTGTGGCAGATACCTTTGACTTTCTACACCAGCTCCGTCTCCTCTGTCGCTTTTCATCTGATGAAGAGCAAAGAAG AGGTGCTGGCTCTCTCAGAGGAGGTGTCGTGGATCAAAGCCAATGTCAACTCCCAAGGTTTCTACAGAGTCAACTATGATGGGGACACTCTGAGAGCCCTGGTCACTGAGCTGCAGGCCGGGGAGGAGGGCGCCCAGGGAGGGGCTGCTGGCTTC
- the LOC117592797 gene encoding endoplasmic reticulum aminopeptidase 2-like yields the protein MDDTFHLARQGWVPYGDAFTLSMYMHREEEYLPITVFINHISKMIVQFSFNQQACISRLLREHLWRVLGRQARSERWEEGGSLPAQSRRVRLLDLALRGGLWPEAEQEALRLFHFWMAKDGQHPLPMSLRGLIFRVGVWRGGYAEWIFLLQQYRLSQSGKDQVTMLAALCRTTNHTNILWLLNASLQNHIIKTQDFKVVVDQLAFRPKTNEMLWRFIQQHWDQLVSKFPLGSLYLSDIVTATTSHFNSTQKYDEVYEFFVTQRSLGHLSFVQQSLEMIKLNMRWLQANTKAIQSWLQQTYPVTYSAYPLCKKEVTYRFKWGTTIRFRA from the exons ATGGACGACACCTTTCATTTGGCCAG ACAGGGCTGGGTACCCTACGGTGATGCCTTCACCCTCAGCATGTACATGCACAGAGAGGAAGAGTACCTACCCATCACTGTCttcatcaaccacatcagcaaGATGATAGTCCAGTTCTCCTTCAACCAACAAGCCTGCATCTCCAGGCTGCTCAGG GAGCACCTGTGGAGAGTGTTGGGGCGCCAGGCACGTTCTGAGCGCTGGGAGGAAGGGGGGTCCCTGCCGGCCCAGAGCAGGAGAGTCCGTTTGCTGGATCTGGCTCTGAGAGGAGGGCTATGGCCCGAGGCAGAACAGGAAGCGCTCAGACTCTTCCACTTCTGGATGGCAAAAGACGGACAACACCC GCTGCCCATGTCTCTGCGGGGGTTGATATTCCGCGTGGGAGTGTGGAGAGGAGGGTATGCTGAGTGGATCTTCCTATTACAGCAGTACCGACTCAGCCAGTCCGGTAAAGACCAGGTCACCATGCTGGCTGCCCTTTGCCGAACCACCAACCACACCAACATACTATG GCTGCTCAACGCCTCCCTACAAAACCACATAATAAAGACACAGGACTTCAAAGTTGTAGTGGATCAGCTGGCGTTTCGGCCAAAAACCAACGAGATGCTGTGGAGATTCATTCAGCAGCACTGGGACCAACTGGTGTCAAA GTTTCCTTTGGGGTCATTATATCTGTCAGATATTGTGACAGCGACCACGTCTCATTTCAACTCCACCCAGAAATATGATGAG GTGTATGAGTTCTTTGTGACTCAGAGGAGTCTGGGCCACCTGTCATTCGTGCAGCAGTCTCTGGAGATGATCAAGTTGAACATGAGGTGGCTTCAGGCCAACACGAAGGCCATTCAGTCCTGGCTACAGCAGACCTATCCCGTCACCTACTCAGCGTACCCACTCTGTAAGAAGGAAGTCACCTACCGCTTCAAATGGGGAACCACTATTAGATTTCGTGCTTAG
- the serf2 gene encoding small EDRK-rich factor 2 isoform X2 — MTRGNQRELARAKNAKKQADLSKGKKGEDGLSAAARKLRDAEIMQQKQKKAADKGSNDTKSK; from the exons GAGGAAACCAGCGTGAACTTGCCCGGGCGAAGAATGCCAAGAAGCAAGCTGACCTGAGCAAGGGCAAGAAGGGTGAGGATGGCTTGTCTGCCGCCGCGCGCAAGCTGAG GGATGCAGAGATAATGCAGCAGAAGCAGAAAAAGGCAGCTGACAAGGGAAGTAATGACACCAAGTCCAAATAA